A genome region from Arachidicoccus soli includes the following:
- a CDS encoding NADPH-dependent FMN reductase, whose product MAGTARILAICGSTRKNSSNLKLLRKIAAVSEESFSFSFFEDIDKLPHFNPDLDSKNPPKIIIDFRNKIEYADAILICTPEYVFSIPGSLKNALEWCVSTVIFSNKPVGIITASASGEMGKAEIELIMKTLGANFSEKTSILIKGIQGKLDEQGNFTDSLTEKIIKQFIEDFEKQIFI is encoded by the coding sequence ATGGCAGGCACAGCAAGGATTTTGGCTATTTGTGGAAGCACCAGAAAAAACTCTTCTAATCTAAAATTATTGAGAAAAATAGCTGCAGTCTCAGAAGAGAGTTTTTCATTTTCATTTTTTGAAGATATAGATAAGCTGCCACACTTCAATCCTGATTTAGATAGCAAAAATCCGCCTAAAATAATTATTGATTTTAGAAATAAAATTGAATATGCAGATGCTATTCTTATCTGTACACCCGAATATGTTTTCAGCATACCAGGGAGTTTAAAAAATGCTTTGGAATGGTGCGTATCAACAGTTATTTTCTCAAATAAACCCGTTGGAATTATTACTGCATCTGCTTCAGGAGAAATGGGCAAAGCAGAGATAGAATTAATAATGAAAACTCTTGGAGCAAATTTTAGCGAAAAAACCTCTATTTTAATAAAGGGCATTCAGGGCAAACTAGATGAACAAGGTAACTTCACCGATTCTCTAACAGAAAAAATAATTAAACAATTTATAGAAGATTTTGAAAAACAAATTTTCATTTAA